From Canis lupus dingo isolate Sandy chromosome 24, ASM325472v2, whole genome shotgun sequence, a single genomic window includes:
- the LOC112673713 gene encoding signal-regulatory protein beta-1-like isoform X6, producing the protein MPAPASPPRLPLPPLLLPLLLGLTGVAGEVELQVIQPEKSVSLPPGEALTLRCTLTSLIPIGTVRWFRGTESGRELIFSFRGGHFPRVTNITDTTKRNNVDFSIRISNITPADSGTYYCVKFQKGNPDVELKSGPGTRVFVHAKPSFPEVSGPSNRTSTGQIVNFTCTSTGFFPKNIHLKWFENGMELPAFQTLVFLLGDAASYTIISIAMVTLDLSSLHSQLTCQVAHSTLQSPLSRHVNISKFLQEARAFSAPSGTLILLGWKLFSLTALCTICVLKRRFPSRRTDPGTALAMKPAATTKASPVPPAS; encoded by the exons ATGCCtgcacctgcctccccaccccgcctGCCTCTGCcacccctgctgctgcccctgctgctgggCCTCACAG GAGTGGCAGGTGAGGTGGAGCTGCAGGTGATCCAGCCTGAGAAGTCAGTGTCACTCCCACCTGGAGAGGCCCTCACTCTACGCTGCACCCTGACTTCCCTGATCCCCATTGGGACGGTTAGGTGGTTCAGGGGGACAGAGTCAGGCCGAGAGTTAATCTTCAGCTTCAGAGGAGGCCATTTCCCCCGAGTAACAAATATTACAGATACCACAAAGAGAAACAACGTGGACTTTTCCATCCGCATCAGTAATATCACCCCAGCAGATTCCGGTACCTACTACTGTGTGAAGTTCCAGAAAGGAAACCCCGATGTGGAGTTGAAGTCTGGACCAGGCACCAGGGTGTTTGTACATG CTAAGCCCTCTTTTCCAGAGGTTTCTGGCCCCTCCAACAGGACCAGCACAGGCCAGATAGTGAATTTCACCTGCACGTCAACTGGCTTCTTTCCCAAAAACATACACCTGAAATGGTTTGAAAATGGCATGGAGCTTCCCGCCTTTCAGACCTTGGTCTTCCTGCTTGGAGATGCTGCATCCTACACTATCATCAGCATAGCCATGGTGACCCTTGACTTATCCTCACTCCACTCCCAGCTCACCTGCCAAGTGGCTCACAGTACATTGCAGAGCCCCCTCAGTAGGCACGTGAACATCTCCAAATTCCTCCAAG AAGCCAGAGCATTCAGCGCCCCCTCTGGGACCCTCATCCTGCTTGGCTGGAAGTTGTTTTCCCTCACTGCACTTTGCACCATCTGTGTCCTCAAGAGGAGATTCCCTTCCAG GAGAACTGATCCAGGAACAGCACTTGCCATGAAGCCTGCAGCCACTACCAAAGCTTCTCCTGTCCCACCAGCCTCCTGA
- the LOC112673713 gene encoding signal-regulatory protein beta-1-like isoform X3, translated as MPAPASPPRLPLPPLLLPLLLGLTGVAGEVELQVIQPEKSVSLPPGEALTLRCTLTSLIPIGTVRWFRGTESGRELIFSFRGGHFPRVTNITDTTKRNNVDFSIRISNITPADSGTYYCVKFQKGNPDVELKSGPGTRVFVHAKPSFPEVSGPSNRTSTGQIVNFTCTSTGFFPKNIHLKWFENGMELPAFQTLVFLLGDAASYTIISIAMVTLDLSSLHSQLTCQVAHSTLQSPLSRHVNISKFLQAHQVPSLQLAILTCHIQRFYPEVIQSTWLEMNKGLKACEASVLTKNPDGTFNQDSHILVYTSEDKAQLTCQVWQEAQPPVQASMQLSEFREARAFSAPSGTLILLGWKLFSLTALCTICVLKRRFPSRRTDPGTALAMKPAATTKASPVPPAS; from the exons ATGCCtgcacctgcctccccaccccgcctGCCTCTGCcacccctgctgctgcccctgctgctgggCCTCACAG GAGTGGCAGGTGAGGTGGAGCTGCAGGTGATCCAGCCTGAGAAGTCAGTGTCACTCCCACCTGGAGAGGCCCTCACTCTACGCTGCACCCTGACTTCCCTGATCCCCATTGGGACGGTTAGGTGGTTCAGGGGGACAGAGTCAGGCCGAGAGTTAATCTTCAGCTTCAGAGGAGGCCATTTCCCCCGAGTAACAAATATTACAGATACCACAAAGAGAAACAACGTGGACTTTTCCATCCGCATCAGTAATATCACCCCAGCAGATTCCGGTACCTACTACTGTGTGAAGTTCCAGAAAGGAAACCCCGATGTGGAGTTGAAGTCTGGACCAGGCACCAGGGTGTTTGTACATG CTAAGCCCTCTTTTCCAGAGGTTTCTGGCCCCTCCAACAGGACCAGCACAGGCCAGATAGTGAATTTCACCTGCACGTCAACTGGCTTCTTTCCCAAAAACATACACCTGAAATGGTTTGAAAATGGCATGGAGCTTCCCGCCTTTCAGACCTTGGTCTTCCTGCTTGGAGATGCTGCATCCTACACTATCATCAGCATAGCCATGGTGACCCTTGACTTATCCTCACTCCACTCCCAGCTCACCTGCCAAGTGGCTCACAGTACATTGCAGAGCCCCCTCAGTAGGCACGTGAACATCTCCAAATTCCTCCAAG CACACCAGGTTCCAAGCCTTCAGCTGGCCATACTCACTTGCCACATCCAAAGGTTCTACCCTGAAGTCATACAAAGCACCTGGCTAGAGATGAACAAAGGCCTTAAGGCCTGTGAGGCTTCCGTGCTCACCAAGAACCCAGATGGCACATTCAACCAAGACAGTCATATCCTGGTCTACACctctgaggacaaagcacagctcACCTGCCAAGTGTGGCAAGAGGCCCAGCCACCAGTCCAGGCCAGCATGCAACTGAGTGAGTTCAGAG AAGCCAGAGCATTCAGCGCCCCCTCTGGGACCCTCATCCTGCTTGGCTGGAAGTTGTTTTCCCTCACTGCACTTTGCACCATCTGTGTCCTCAAGAGGAGATTCCCTTCCAG GAGAACTGATCCAGGAACAGCACTTGCCATGAAGCCTGCAGCCACTACCAAAGCTTCTCCTGTCCCACCAGCCTCCTGA
- the LOC112673713 gene encoding signal-regulatory protein beta-1-like isoform X5, whose product MPAPASPPRLPLPPLLLPLLLGLTGVAGEVELQVIQPEKSVSLPPGEALTLRCTLTSLIPIGTVRWFRGTESGRELIFSFRGGHFPRVTNITDTTKRNNVDFSIRISNITPADSGTYYCVKFQKGNPDVELKSGPGTRVFVHAKPSFPEVSGPSNRTSTGQIVNFTCTSTGFFPKNIHLKWFENGMELPAFQTLVFLLGDAASYTIISIAMVTLDLSSLHSQLTCQVAHSTLQSPLSRHVNISKFLQVIPTVTISAHQVPSLQLAILTCHIQRFYPEVIQSTWLEMNKGLKACEASVLTKNPDGTFNQDSHILVYTSEDKAQLTCQVWQEAQPPVQASMQLSEFREARAFSAPSGTLILLGWKLFSLTALCTICVLKRRFPSRSGN is encoded by the exons ATGCCtgcacctgcctccccaccccgcctGCCTCTGCcacccctgctgctgcccctgctgctgggCCTCACAG GAGTGGCAGGTGAGGTGGAGCTGCAGGTGATCCAGCCTGAGAAGTCAGTGTCACTCCCACCTGGAGAGGCCCTCACTCTACGCTGCACCCTGACTTCCCTGATCCCCATTGGGACGGTTAGGTGGTTCAGGGGGACAGAGTCAGGCCGAGAGTTAATCTTCAGCTTCAGAGGAGGCCATTTCCCCCGAGTAACAAATATTACAGATACCACAAAGAGAAACAACGTGGACTTTTCCATCCGCATCAGTAATATCACCCCAGCAGATTCCGGTACCTACTACTGTGTGAAGTTCCAGAAAGGAAACCCCGATGTGGAGTTGAAGTCTGGACCAGGCACCAGGGTGTTTGTACATG CTAAGCCCTCTTTTCCAGAGGTTTCTGGCCCCTCCAACAGGACCAGCACAGGCCAGATAGTGAATTTCACCTGCACGTCAACTGGCTTCTTTCCCAAAAACATACACCTGAAATGGTTTGAAAATGGCATGGAGCTTCCCGCCTTTCAGACCTTGGTCTTCCTGCTTGGAGATGCTGCATCCTACACTATCATCAGCATAGCCATGGTGACCCTTGACTTATCCTCACTCCACTCCCAGCTCACCTGCCAAGTGGCTCACAGTACATTGCAGAGCCCCCTCAGTAGGCACGTGAACATCTCCAAATTCCTCCAAG TTATACCCACAGTGACTATATCAGCACACCAGGTTCCAAGCCTTCAGCTGGCCATACTCACTTGCCACATCCAAAGGTTCTACCCTGAAGTCATACAAAGCACCTGGCTAGAGATGAACAAAGGCCTTAAGGCCTGTGAGGCTTCCGTGCTCACCAAGAACCCAGATGGCACATTCAACCAAGACAGTCATATCCTGGTCTACACctctgaggacaaagcacagctcACCTGCCAAGTGTGGCAAGAGGCCCAGCCACCAGTCCAGGCCAGCATGCAACTGAGTGAGTTCAGAG AAGCCAGAGCATTCAGCGCCCCCTCTGGGACCCTCATCCTGCTTGGCTGGAAGTTGTTTTCCCTCACTGCACTTTGCACCATCTGTGTCCTCAAGAGGAGATTCCCTTCCAG atcaggaaactga
- the LOC112673713 gene encoding signal-regulatory protein beta-1-like isoform X4 has protein sequence MPAPASPPRLPLPPLLLPLLLGLTGVAGEVELQVIQPEKSVSLPPGEALTLRCTLTSLIPIGTVRWFRGTESGRELIFSFRGGHFPRVTNITDTTKRNNVDFSIRISNITPADSGTYYCVKFQKGNPDVELKSGPGTRVFVHAKPSFPEVSGPSNRTSTGQIVNFTCTSTGFFPKNIHLKWFENGMELPAFQTLVFLLGDAASYTIISIAMVTLDLSSLHSQLTCQVAHSTLQSPLSRHVNISKFLQVIPTVTISAHQVPSLQLAILTCHIQRFYPEVIQSTWLEMNKGLKACEASVLTKNPDGTFNQDSHILVYTSEDKAQLTCQVWQEAQPPVQASMQLSEFREARAFSAPSGTLILLGWKLFSLTALCTICVLKRRFPSRSQVPQGPPQ, from the exons ATGCCtgcacctgcctccccaccccgcctGCCTCTGCcacccctgctgctgcccctgctgctgggCCTCACAG GAGTGGCAGGTGAGGTGGAGCTGCAGGTGATCCAGCCTGAGAAGTCAGTGTCACTCCCACCTGGAGAGGCCCTCACTCTACGCTGCACCCTGACTTCCCTGATCCCCATTGGGACGGTTAGGTGGTTCAGGGGGACAGAGTCAGGCCGAGAGTTAATCTTCAGCTTCAGAGGAGGCCATTTCCCCCGAGTAACAAATATTACAGATACCACAAAGAGAAACAACGTGGACTTTTCCATCCGCATCAGTAATATCACCCCAGCAGATTCCGGTACCTACTACTGTGTGAAGTTCCAGAAAGGAAACCCCGATGTGGAGTTGAAGTCTGGACCAGGCACCAGGGTGTTTGTACATG CTAAGCCCTCTTTTCCAGAGGTTTCTGGCCCCTCCAACAGGACCAGCACAGGCCAGATAGTGAATTTCACCTGCACGTCAACTGGCTTCTTTCCCAAAAACATACACCTGAAATGGTTTGAAAATGGCATGGAGCTTCCCGCCTTTCAGACCTTGGTCTTCCTGCTTGGAGATGCTGCATCCTACACTATCATCAGCATAGCCATGGTGACCCTTGACTTATCCTCACTCCACTCCCAGCTCACCTGCCAAGTGGCTCACAGTACATTGCAGAGCCCCCTCAGTAGGCACGTGAACATCTCCAAATTCCTCCAAG TTATACCCACAGTGACTATATCAGCACACCAGGTTCCAAGCCTTCAGCTGGCCATACTCACTTGCCACATCCAAAGGTTCTACCCTGAAGTCATACAAAGCACCTGGCTAGAGATGAACAAAGGCCTTAAGGCCTGTGAGGCTTCCGTGCTCACCAAGAACCCAGATGGCACATTCAACCAAGACAGTCATATCCTGGTCTACACctctgaggacaaagcacagctcACCTGCCAAGTGTGGCAAGAGGCCCAGCCACCAGTCCAGGCCAGCATGCAACTGAGTGAGTTCAGAG AAGCCAGAGCATTCAGCGCCCCCTCTGGGACCCTCATCCTGCTTGGCTGGAAGTTGTTTTCCCTCACTGCACTTTGCACCATCTGTGTCCTCAAGAGGAGATTCCCTTCCAG GTCACAGGTACCACAAGGCCCTCCACAGTGA
- the LOC112673713 gene encoding signal-regulatory protein beta-1-like isoform X1, with protein sequence MPAPASPPRLPLPPLLLPLLLGLTGVAGEVELQVIQPEKSVSLPPGEALTLRCTLTSLIPIGTVRWFRGTESGRELIFSFRGGHFPRVTNITDTTKRNNVDFSIRISNITPADSGTYYCVKFQKGNPDVELKSGPGTRVFVHAKPSFPEVSGPSNRTSTGQIVNFTCTSTGFFPKNIHLKWFENGMELPAFQTLVFLLGDAASYTIISIAMVTLDLSSLHSQLTCQVAHSTLQSPLSRHVNISKFLQVIPTVTISAHQVPSLQLAILTCHIQRFYPEVIQSTWLEMNKGLKACEASVLTKNPDGTFNQDSHILVYTSEDKAQLTCQVWQEAQPPVQASMQLSEFREARAFSAPSGTLILLGWKLFSLTALCTICVLKRRFPSRRTDPGTALAMKPAATTKASPVPPAS encoded by the exons ATGCCtgcacctgcctccccaccccgcctGCCTCTGCcacccctgctgctgcccctgctgctgggCCTCACAG GAGTGGCAGGTGAGGTGGAGCTGCAGGTGATCCAGCCTGAGAAGTCAGTGTCACTCCCACCTGGAGAGGCCCTCACTCTACGCTGCACCCTGACTTCCCTGATCCCCATTGGGACGGTTAGGTGGTTCAGGGGGACAGAGTCAGGCCGAGAGTTAATCTTCAGCTTCAGAGGAGGCCATTTCCCCCGAGTAACAAATATTACAGATACCACAAAGAGAAACAACGTGGACTTTTCCATCCGCATCAGTAATATCACCCCAGCAGATTCCGGTACCTACTACTGTGTGAAGTTCCAGAAAGGAAACCCCGATGTGGAGTTGAAGTCTGGACCAGGCACCAGGGTGTTTGTACATG CTAAGCCCTCTTTTCCAGAGGTTTCTGGCCCCTCCAACAGGACCAGCACAGGCCAGATAGTGAATTTCACCTGCACGTCAACTGGCTTCTTTCCCAAAAACATACACCTGAAATGGTTTGAAAATGGCATGGAGCTTCCCGCCTTTCAGACCTTGGTCTTCCTGCTTGGAGATGCTGCATCCTACACTATCATCAGCATAGCCATGGTGACCCTTGACTTATCCTCACTCCACTCCCAGCTCACCTGCCAAGTGGCTCACAGTACATTGCAGAGCCCCCTCAGTAGGCACGTGAACATCTCCAAATTCCTCCAAG TTATACCCACAGTGACTATATCAGCACACCAGGTTCCAAGCCTTCAGCTGGCCATACTCACTTGCCACATCCAAAGGTTCTACCCTGAAGTCATACAAAGCACCTGGCTAGAGATGAACAAAGGCCTTAAGGCCTGTGAGGCTTCCGTGCTCACCAAGAACCCAGATGGCACATTCAACCAAGACAGTCATATCCTGGTCTACACctctgaggacaaagcacagctcACCTGCCAAGTGTGGCAAGAGGCCCAGCCACCAGTCCAGGCCAGCATGCAACTGAGTGAGTTCAGAG AAGCCAGAGCATTCAGCGCCCCCTCTGGGACCCTCATCCTGCTTGGCTGGAAGTTGTTTTCCCTCACTGCACTTTGCACCATCTGTGTCCTCAAGAGGAGATTCCCTTCCAG GAGAACTGATCCAGGAACAGCACTTGCCATGAAGCCTGCAGCCACTACCAAAGCTTCTCCTGTCCCACCAGCCTCCTGA
- the LOC112673713 gene encoding signal-regulatory protein beta-1-like isoform X9 — protein sequence MPAPASPPRLPLPPLLLPLLLGLTGVAGEVELQVIQPEKSVSLPPGEALTLRCTLTSLIPIGTVRWFRGTESGRELIFSFRGGHFPRVTNITDTTKRNNVDFSIRISNITPADSGTYYCVKFQKGNPDVELKSGPGTRVFVHAKPSFPEVSGPSNRTSTGQIVNFTCTSTGFFPKNIHLKWFENGMELPAFQTLVFLLGDAASYTIISIAMVTLDLSSLHSQLTCQVAHSTLQSPLSRHVNISKFLQEARAFSAPSGTLILLGWKLFSLTALCTICVLKRRFPSRSGN from the exons ATGCCtgcacctgcctccccaccccgcctGCCTCTGCcacccctgctgctgcccctgctgctgggCCTCACAG GAGTGGCAGGTGAGGTGGAGCTGCAGGTGATCCAGCCTGAGAAGTCAGTGTCACTCCCACCTGGAGAGGCCCTCACTCTACGCTGCACCCTGACTTCCCTGATCCCCATTGGGACGGTTAGGTGGTTCAGGGGGACAGAGTCAGGCCGAGAGTTAATCTTCAGCTTCAGAGGAGGCCATTTCCCCCGAGTAACAAATATTACAGATACCACAAAGAGAAACAACGTGGACTTTTCCATCCGCATCAGTAATATCACCCCAGCAGATTCCGGTACCTACTACTGTGTGAAGTTCCAGAAAGGAAACCCCGATGTGGAGTTGAAGTCTGGACCAGGCACCAGGGTGTTTGTACATG CTAAGCCCTCTTTTCCAGAGGTTTCTGGCCCCTCCAACAGGACCAGCACAGGCCAGATAGTGAATTTCACCTGCACGTCAACTGGCTTCTTTCCCAAAAACATACACCTGAAATGGTTTGAAAATGGCATGGAGCTTCCCGCCTTTCAGACCTTGGTCTTCCTGCTTGGAGATGCTGCATCCTACACTATCATCAGCATAGCCATGGTGACCCTTGACTTATCCTCACTCCACTCCCAGCTCACCTGCCAAGTGGCTCACAGTACATTGCAGAGCCCCCTCAGTAGGCACGTGAACATCTCCAAATTCCTCCAAG AAGCCAGAGCATTCAGCGCCCCCTCTGGGACCCTCATCCTGCTTGGCTGGAAGTTGTTTTCCCTCACTGCACTTTGCACCATCTGTGTCCTCAAGAGGAGATTCCCTTCCAG atcaggaaactga
- the LOC112673713 gene encoding signal-regulatory protein beta-1-like isoform X8 produces MPAPASPPRLPLPPLLLPLLLGLTGVAGEVELQVIQPEKSVSLPPGEALTLRCTLTSLIPIGTVRWFRGTESGRELIFSFRGGHFPRVTNITDTTKRNNVDFSIRISNITPADSGTYYCVKFQKGNPDVELKSGPGTRVFVHAKPSFPEVSGPSNRTSTGQIVNFTCTSTGFFPKNIHLKWFENGMELPAFQTLVFLLGDAASYTIISIAMVTLDLSSLHSQLTCQVAHSTLQSPLSRHVNISKFLQEARAFSAPSGTLILLGWKLFSLTALCTICVLKRRFPSRSQVPQGPPQ; encoded by the exons ATGCCtgcacctgcctccccaccccgcctGCCTCTGCcacccctgctgctgcccctgctgctgggCCTCACAG GAGTGGCAGGTGAGGTGGAGCTGCAGGTGATCCAGCCTGAGAAGTCAGTGTCACTCCCACCTGGAGAGGCCCTCACTCTACGCTGCACCCTGACTTCCCTGATCCCCATTGGGACGGTTAGGTGGTTCAGGGGGACAGAGTCAGGCCGAGAGTTAATCTTCAGCTTCAGAGGAGGCCATTTCCCCCGAGTAACAAATATTACAGATACCACAAAGAGAAACAACGTGGACTTTTCCATCCGCATCAGTAATATCACCCCAGCAGATTCCGGTACCTACTACTGTGTGAAGTTCCAGAAAGGAAACCCCGATGTGGAGTTGAAGTCTGGACCAGGCACCAGGGTGTTTGTACATG CTAAGCCCTCTTTTCCAGAGGTTTCTGGCCCCTCCAACAGGACCAGCACAGGCCAGATAGTGAATTTCACCTGCACGTCAACTGGCTTCTTTCCCAAAAACATACACCTGAAATGGTTTGAAAATGGCATGGAGCTTCCCGCCTTTCAGACCTTGGTCTTCCTGCTTGGAGATGCTGCATCCTACACTATCATCAGCATAGCCATGGTGACCCTTGACTTATCCTCACTCCACTCCCAGCTCACCTGCCAAGTGGCTCACAGTACATTGCAGAGCCCCCTCAGTAGGCACGTGAACATCTCCAAATTCCTCCAAG AAGCCAGAGCATTCAGCGCCCCCTCTGGGACCCTCATCCTGCTTGGCTGGAAGTTGTTTTCCCTCACTGCACTTTGCACCATCTGTGTCCTCAAGAGGAGATTCCCTTCCAG GTCACAGGTACCACAAGGCCCTCCACAGTGA
- the LOC112673713 gene encoding signal-regulatory protein beta-1-like isoform X7, with the protein MPAPASPPRLPLPPLLLPLLLGLTGVAGEVELQVIQPEKSVSLPPGEALTLRCTLTSLIPIGTVRWFRGTESGRELIFSFRGGHFPRVTNITDTTKRNNVDFSIRISNITPADSGTYYCVKFQKGNPDVELKSGPGTRVFVHAHQVPSLQLAILTCHIQRFYPEVIQSTWLEMNKGLKACEASVLTKNPDGTFNQDSHILVYTSEDKAQLTCQVWQEAQPPVQASMQLSEFREARAFSAPSGTLILLGWKLFSLTALCTICVLKRRFPSRRTDPGTALAMKPAATTKASPVPPAS; encoded by the exons ATGCCtgcacctgcctccccaccccgcctGCCTCTGCcacccctgctgctgcccctgctgctgggCCTCACAG GAGTGGCAGGTGAGGTGGAGCTGCAGGTGATCCAGCCTGAGAAGTCAGTGTCACTCCCACCTGGAGAGGCCCTCACTCTACGCTGCACCCTGACTTCCCTGATCCCCATTGGGACGGTTAGGTGGTTCAGGGGGACAGAGTCAGGCCGAGAGTTAATCTTCAGCTTCAGAGGAGGCCATTTCCCCCGAGTAACAAATATTACAGATACCACAAAGAGAAACAACGTGGACTTTTCCATCCGCATCAGTAATATCACCCCAGCAGATTCCGGTACCTACTACTGTGTGAAGTTCCAGAAAGGAAACCCCGATGTGGAGTTGAAGTCTGGACCAGGCACCAGGGTGTTTGTACATG CACACCAGGTTCCAAGCCTTCAGCTGGCCATACTCACTTGCCACATCCAAAGGTTCTACCCTGAAGTCATACAAAGCACCTGGCTAGAGATGAACAAAGGCCTTAAGGCCTGTGAGGCTTCCGTGCTCACCAAGAACCCAGATGGCACATTCAACCAAGACAGTCATATCCTGGTCTACACctctgaggacaaagcacagctcACCTGCCAAGTGTGGCAAGAGGCCCAGCCACCAGTCCAGGCCAGCATGCAACTGAGTGAGTTCAGAG AAGCCAGAGCATTCAGCGCCCCCTCTGGGACCCTCATCCTGCTTGGCTGGAAGTTGTTTTCCCTCACTGCACTTTGCACCATCTGTGTCCTCAAGAGGAGATTCCCTTCCAG GAGAACTGATCCAGGAACAGCACTTGCCATGAAGCCTGCAGCCACTACCAAAGCTTCTCCTGTCCCACCAGCCTCCTGA
- the LOC112673713 gene encoding signal-regulatory protein beta-1-like isoform X2, whose product MPAPASPPRLPLPPLLLPLLLGLTGVAGEVELQVIQPEKSVSLPPGEALTLRCTLTSLIPIGTVRWFRGTESGRELIFSFRGGHFPRVTNITDTTKRNNVDFSIRISNITPADSGTYYCVKFQKGNPDVELKSGPGTRVFVHAKPSFPEVSGPSNRTSTGQIVNFTCTSTGFFPKNIHLKWFENGMELPAFQTLVFLLGDAASYTIISIAMVTLDLSSLHSQLTCQVAHSTLQSPLSRHVNISKFLQVIPTVTISAHQVPSLQLAILTCHIQRFYPEVIQSTWLEMNKGLKACEASVLTKNPDGTFNQDSHILVYTSEDKAQLTCQVWQEAQPPVQASMQLSEFRARAFSAPSGTLILLGWKLFSLTALCTICVLKRRFPSRRTDPGTALAMKPAATTKASPVPPAS is encoded by the exons ATGCCtgcacctgcctccccaccccgcctGCCTCTGCcacccctgctgctgcccctgctgctgggCCTCACAG GAGTGGCAGGTGAGGTGGAGCTGCAGGTGATCCAGCCTGAGAAGTCAGTGTCACTCCCACCTGGAGAGGCCCTCACTCTACGCTGCACCCTGACTTCCCTGATCCCCATTGGGACGGTTAGGTGGTTCAGGGGGACAGAGTCAGGCCGAGAGTTAATCTTCAGCTTCAGAGGAGGCCATTTCCCCCGAGTAACAAATATTACAGATACCACAAAGAGAAACAACGTGGACTTTTCCATCCGCATCAGTAATATCACCCCAGCAGATTCCGGTACCTACTACTGTGTGAAGTTCCAGAAAGGAAACCCCGATGTGGAGTTGAAGTCTGGACCAGGCACCAGGGTGTTTGTACATG CTAAGCCCTCTTTTCCAGAGGTTTCTGGCCCCTCCAACAGGACCAGCACAGGCCAGATAGTGAATTTCACCTGCACGTCAACTGGCTTCTTTCCCAAAAACATACACCTGAAATGGTTTGAAAATGGCATGGAGCTTCCCGCCTTTCAGACCTTGGTCTTCCTGCTTGGAGATGCTGCATCCTACACTATCATCAGCATAGCCATGGTGACCCTTGACTTATCCTCACTCCACTCCCAGCTCACCTGCCAAGTGGCTCACAGTACATTGCAGAGCCCCCTCAGTAGGCACGTGAACATCTCCAAATTCCTCCAAG TTATACCCACAGTGACTATATCAGCACACCAGGTTCCAAGCCTTCAGCTGGCCATACTCACTTGCCACATCCAAAGGTTCTACCCTGAAGTCATACAAAGCACCTGGCTAGAGATGAACAAAGGCCTTAAGGCCTGTGAGGCTTCCGTGCTCACCAAGAACCCAGATGGCACATTCAACCAAGACAGTCATATCCTGGTCTACACctctgaggacaaagcacagctcACCTGCCAAGTGTGGCAAGAGGCCCAGCCACCAGTCCAGGCCAGCATGCAACTGAGTGAGTTCAGAG CCAGAGCATTCAGCGCCCCCTCTGGGACCCTCATCCTGCTTGGCTGGAAGTTGTTTTCCCTCACTGCACTTTGCACCATCTGTGTCCTCAAGAGGAGATTCCCTTCCAG GAGAACTGATCCAGGAACAGCACTTGCCATGAAGCCTGCAGCCACTACCAAAGCTTCTCCTGTCCCACCAGCCTCCTGA